GCATGTCGTTCCACGACGCCTCGAACTGCGTCCCCAGAGCGCGATGCCGGTCATTCAAGATCGACTGACGCGAATAGACATGCGTATTCATGACCAAATCCCCGCTATGCGCCATAAAGATACGGCGATGCCCCGGCAGGCTGCCGGGCAAGTGACTTCAGGTGCATCGTTTTCAAGGAGAATGCCGCTGTCAATGATGCCATTTGGCATCATGGACTTCGGCTGGCTCGGAATTTACCGAAGATGACGGCGAGCCCGCACGCGGCGCCGACGATGATCGCGGCGCAAGATTTTGAAATGCCAGTCCCAACGATCTTCAGCCGACCACGCTATCAGCCGTTCGAACTCATTCCCGTCGCACGCAGCCATTTTGTCGTGGCTGAAACGCGACAGGCGCCGCGTGCCGACATTCCAAAATCCTGGGCCGATGCGCCGATCGAGTTTTGGAACGTCGCCGCCGAGAGCGCAATCTTTGACGCCGCAATCGTTCAGGACGGTATCCTCCAGCGCGGATTTCGCTCCGTGTCGCATTTACTCGATCGGCTTTCGTATCGCCTAGAGCGCGAGCATGTCGGACTGCGTCTTTATATCATCGGGACGGAGCCGTTCATCTGGGATGTCGTGAAGCTGGCGCGCAGCTTCGGCATGGATAGCGACGAATATCATGTCACCCATGAAGGCTCCGAAGAACGGCGCGTCTATTGCGTCCATTGCCGCACCATGACGCAAAATGTAAGGACGAACATCGCGACCTGCGCGGGCTGCGGCGCGCATTTGCAGGTGCGCGATCATTTTTCGAGACGCCTCGCGGCCTTCATCGGCGTGCAGATCGATGCCGAAGTTCCAGGTGATATTCCGCCGATTGAGGAGGCTTTTCCATGAAAGCCGCAAAGCTTCATCTGCGCGTGCGTGCAGCCGAGACGATCGCGCCATCACTGAAGAGCTTCACCCTAGAAGCGGCAGACGAGAGCGAGCTTCCTGCGACCGGACCCGGCTCGCATCTTCGGCTGGCGTTGAAAAACGGCTCGCACGGTTGGCGCAACGCGTATTCGATCGCCGCCGCATCGCCGGATCGTCGCGAATATCGCATCATCGTGCGCCGTGCCGCCTATTCTCGCGGCGGCTCAGCCTTCCTTCATGAAGCCGTGCAGCCAGGCCACCTTATAGAAGCGGAGTTTCCCGGCAATCTCTTCCCTATGGTGCAGATCGCGCGCAAGCACCTGCTCGTCAGCGGTGGTATCGGGATTACGCCGTTCCTGTCGTACCTCGGTCACCTCAAGGCCCTCGGTACGCCGTTTGAATTGCACCATTTCTGTCGCGCCGAGGAAGTCGCGATTTTCGAGAATCTGCTCGGGGAATACGATTCCTCGCGCATTTTCATTCATCCGGAGGCGACGCAATTCGATCTTGTCGAGACGTTGCGGACGCAACCTCTGGGGGCGCATCTTTACGTCTGCGGGCCAGCGGAACTCATGGATCTCATTATCGCGACCGCCCGAGCCCATGGCTGGCCGGCCTCAAAATATCATTCCGAATCGTTCGGTGGCGTGCATGCCGGCGGTGCGCCCTTCGTCGCAATTCTCCAACGCGCTGGCGTGGAGGTCCGCGTCGGTGAAGATCAGACGTTGCTTGAAGCGCTTGAAGCGGCGGGTCTTGAACCATCGTGCCTTTGTCGCGGCGGCGCCTGCGGCGAATGCCGGACCGAAGTCATTGAGGGTGTTCCCGAACATCGCGATCATTACCTTGATGCCAACGAACGCGCCACCAACCGCGCGATAATGATTTGCGTCTCACGTGCGATGGGCGATCGCATCGTTCTCGATCTTTGAACAGGAGCCGGCGATGACCATTGCCTTCAAGGCGGCCGAGACGTTTCGCGACGACTTCAGCTATCGCAACAGCGACGCCGCCATTCTGCGCTTCCCGTTTCCGTTCCCGGAAGACAAATACATGTATTCCGTGAACATCGAACCGCATGTCGCGGGCGGTGCTTCGCCGGTCTACGACCATGCGTTTGATGTCGATGAGCATTACATTGCCGAGTGTCGCGAGCGCGCACTGGTCCTCGCGCAAGATCCCGGCCGCTGCAAAGTGCTGTCGCATATGATGACAGCACAATGGGATGCGCTCGAACTCATCATGGAGAGCTTCGCCCGCGACTACCCTGAGTATTTCTCGCTCGCCAAGAATGGCGCCGTCTGGACCTGGAAGAACCGCCCGCTCGGGATCGCGCAGACCTTTACCTTCGGCGATGCCTCGACGCTGCCCTATGAGCCCTTCGAATATATTACGCGCCAGGCGCAGGGGGATTTCACCCTGCAAGATCAGCGCGACAATAATCTCTTCGTCGACGGCGGCATGGTGACGACGCAAGCGGACTGGTCGCTCGAATTCGACGTCGGTATGGCTTTCCACGAATGGCATGCGCCGGTGCCGCTGGCGCATCAGATCGGAATCTTCGACCGCGCGCTGAAATTTTTGCTGCGCCTGCAGCAGGGGCAGCCGGTGCGGCGGCTGAATTGGACGATGACGGTCAACTCGCGTCTCGACACAAGCCCGGAGAACTACCCGCTCTGGGGGCCGGATCGCCTGACCGTTTCGCCTGAGAATGTCGCCGAAAAGGTGAATT
This Methylovirgula sp. DNA region includes the following protein-coding sequences:
- a CDS encoding dimethylamine monooxygenase subunit DmmA family protein, giving the protein MTASPHAAPTMIAAQDFEMPVPTIFSRPRYQPFELIPVARSHFVVAETRQAPRADIPKSWADAPIEFWNVAAESAIFDAAIVQDGILQRGFRSVSHLLDRLSYRLEREHVGLRLYIIGTEPFIWDVVKLARSFGMDSDEYHVTHEGSEERRVYCVHCRTMTQNVRTNIATCAGCGAHLQVRDHFSRRLAAFIGVQIDAEVPGDIPPIEEAFP
- a CDS encoding PDR/VanB family oxidoreductase, producing MKAAKLHLRVRAAETIAPSLKSFTLEAADESELPATGPGSHLRLALKNGSHGWRNAYSIAAASPDRREYRIIVRRAAYSRGGSAFLHEAVQPGHLIEAEFPGNLFPMVQIARKHLLVSGGIGITPFLSYLGHLKALGTPFELHHFCRAEEVAIFENLLGEYDSSRIFIHPEATQFDLVETLRTQPLGAHLYVCGPAELMDLIIATARAHGWPASKYHSESFGGVHAGGAPFVAILQRAGVEVRVGEDQTLLEALEAAGLEPSCLCRGGACGECRTEVIEGVPEHRDHYLDANERATNRAIMICVSRAMGDRIVLDL
- a CDS encoding DUF3445 domain-containing protein, translating into MTIAFKAAETFRDDFSYRNSDAAILRFPFPFPEDKYMYSVNIEPHVAGGASPVYDHAFDVDEHYIAECRERALVLAQDPGRCKVLSHMMTAQWDALELIMESFARDYPEYFSLAKNGAVWTWKNRPLGIAQTFTFGDASTLPYEPFEYITRQAQGDFTLQDQRDNNLFVDGGMVTTQADWSLEFDVGMAFHEWHAPVPLAHQIGIFDRALKFLLRLQQGQPVRRLNWTMTVNSRLDTSPENYPLWGPDRLTVSPENVAEKVNLRVELQTLFRLPRSNAILFGIRCYLANIEELGRVVKWRKRLHRVLRDLPPEIETYKGLTRYRQMAVDYLAPFDDGEPLSKGSQADQNVL